The Sander lucioperca isolate FBNREF2018 chromosome 4, SLUC_FBN_1.2, whole genome shotgun sequence DNA segment CTACAAGAGTGATTTCTCCAGCCTCTGAATATTTATCCACATGTCCATGTATATttcaatatataataaaaagtgatgtatctacattttgtataaatacTATATATTCTAAAACCTGAACTAATGTGCAGCATTTTTGGACATTGTAGGAAAAAAAGGCTTGCTGCATAAAGGctatattttttaagttttgcaAGTATTTTTGCCATCTTTCAGTAACGCCCTTcatcacatttacatttacacaatCTACCAACTCTCAACCAGCAGCTTATCTCCTTTTTGGGGGAAGATAATTTAACCAGAAACCTTTTGTTTTACTGGTCTACTGTTCTTCTCTAACTAACCTCTGTGATGTCTGTGACGTTTGAGGACAATATATAAAAGAACCTacaggcatatatatatatatatatatatatatatatatatatataaaacgttcactatatagatagatactaTACAACTACAACTATACACCcatacacaactacacacaacatccacaacaatacaacaatttTGTATCTTAAAATCTTAAAGTGACCAAGTGGTAAAAGTGATGAGTGGATTGTTTTTCCACTGGCTTGTAAGTCCATCAAAACACCACAACAATGCATGTTAAACAGcagtattataaataaaataaataaatttacgTTAAACCTTAAAGATGTCATGACTGCTGGCCAACTGAAACCTGATCCTTGATCTGTGTGAAGTTCATTGCCATGTCACATGTATGACATGTGTCATGACATGTGTCatgacgtgtgtgtgttcatcttgAATGACCTGAGATAGGTAAGAAAGtgtcactgtatgtgtgtgactgacACATGTCATTAGCTGTGTAATGCAGTaagattctgtgtgtgtgtgtgtgtgtgtgtgtgtgtgtgtgtgtgtgtgtgtacgtacgtgtatgcgtgcgtgtgtgtgtgtgtgtgtgtgtgtgtttgtgtgtgtgtgtgtgtgtgtggtacagcTTGTGGTCATGTACACAAGTGGATAGGGCTGCAGGCATCATATTTCACCCAGTGCCTGTGAGCAATATGATACTGCAGTgtacctgtgtttgtgtgtgtgtgtgtgtgtgtgtgtgtgtgtgtgtgtgtgtgtgtgtgtgtgtgtgatagccCCAGGTCCTGTTCCAGAGCAACGATCACACACAGCGAGAGACAGCGGCAGAGAGGCAAACTGCGACTAACAACTACCGAAGCATTCAGAGCTTCTTACAGGATGTAACATTTTAAGAATTTTCTGTGGTCTTGCTCAGCGTCAGCAGGGGAGAATGGAGATCAGAATAGAGTGATGCTCTGGATTTGGATCCAGGCTTTTTCAGCGACTGTTTTGCTGAATAATTGATCCCTCCGCTTGTGACTGGTTGAAAATGAGGAAGGCAGTGCTGATGGTTTGGATCTGCCTTTTGGTGCGAGGTCAGTTCTGCATGATGGATCATATATGGTTTGATCTTTATATCTGACTGATATTGTAAAGCCAACTCTGACTTGTTTTCTTCTCTTGTCTCTGCAATTCCCTGACATTTAGTCTTTTGTAACCTTTGCTGTTGTAACCACCCTCTGCTCTCCTCTTGCCCCCTCAGTGTCCCATGGTGCTCAGGGTCATTATGCCCGAAAACTTCTGGCTGACCTGATGGAGGACTACTCCAATGCTTTGAGGCCAGTGGACGAAACAGACAAAGCCCTCAATGTCTCCCTGCAGATCACCCTATCACAGATCAAAGATATGGTTAGTAGAGAGGAAACTCAGATATGTTTCATTACTCAGCATAGATTTAGAGGTATTAATATGCATATACAACCATTTACAAGAATCTCTTCAGATGGGTCTTTAAGTTGTTCCACCCTGGCTGACAAtatcacatatacatatattatgtaCCTTCTTGTTCCAACACTTCATTGAAGCTATAGGACACCTACACTGAATGAAATATACAAATCCAAGAGACAACATGTAAAGCTGGGTTTACCTGTGGCTGCTTCAGACTTTAAGAGGATAAATCTCTAACTGCCAAATGATTAAGGTGGTTATAGGAAAACAGAGATCAAAATCTGTTGTTGTTTATGGCTGACTTCAAACTGTCACAGATTCAAGATTTAAAGATTAAAAATTCAAAGGTTTTATTTGCCACATGCTCATACAATACGTGAAGTAAAATGCAGGGTGGCATACTCTTTTCTTTATAAAATTAGATTTATTTctcaatatatacacacataaattaaatacatgaaatataaataaacattcattttcacCAATTGAAACTTCAACAATATGATCAGCGCCTTTGCAGGGTGGCATACACTGTCTGTGCTAAAAAGCCTGAAATAAGGAATAGACATTAGAATAAGAGTAAAAACAAGAATTAAGAATTATTAGGTCACGTTTTCTAGTATCAAAGGTACGCAGAGACTGACAGAACCACGTTGACAAGGAATATAAATTAAGTTATATATTAAGTTAGTTAGAACTAAATTAGAGTGCTACTGTATGGCCAATGCAACCAAGGCTTAAAAGAGTATTCCAGCATTTCAGTACTGCACTTTCATAAAGTATGGGATTTGCgaagaaagataaaaaaaaaaaagaaaggtcaGAATAAATGCAGCAGAGGCCAATAATTTCCATTTACCTCCAAAAACATCGGGTCCCACACTGTCGCCTGTTTTGTTAGATCCTTCCTGACTGGTTAACTTCCAGTTTGTAACTCAAGCTTTCAGTTACATATCTGCAGTCTCCATTCCCAAGCTGAGATACctgggtgatgtcacttgagtcagacTTTGACAAAGATCCTCTAGAGCCACAGGCTGTGTAGTTCTCCCAGTGACTAATGAATTAACATGTAAATCAGTGGAGTGCCCCATTAATGTGCTCATGGTTAAGAGctacatagtctatatccttcgcgttcaacttctgggattgctccggtgctgcaggaaattccactggatgcatgtattttccgttttcTTCCGCTTTTTTtgtggtggatttatgaggactattgttgactgctcctcagatctctgcagagtaaattgagacagctagctagactatctgtccaatctgagttttctctcgcacgactattttgcagcgtcTCTGTGCGCAGTTTaccaccgcccatgacgattctgattagtttaaagaaatgccattaaaccagagcacgttttcctcccatccctgaatgctatgtggagtagccagaccctccttcagcacgctttggaggagggtctggcaaagcgagactaagatACAGAACAAATGTTTGGCTCTCACACTGTACAAAGTGCTGCCTTCAGTCTTCTGTTCCTGTAGAGACCACCAGAGGCCAGCACTGAATAGCATTATACTGGAGTACAAAGAATGGGCTAGTGGCTGGCTtaactcagttggtagagcaggagcacacatatagaggtttactcctcgacgtgGTGGCcacgggtttgactccgacctgcggccctttgctgcatgtcattccccccctctctcccctttcatgtcttcatctgttctGTGGAAataaggcctaaaatgccccaaaaataatcttaaaaaaaaaagaatgggcTGCATCCAGTCTGAATTTGaatctgtcagtctgtcagaaTTAGTTATTCAGGAACTTGATGTTACCTATCTCTCTTTccaatgtctttgtgtgtgtgtgtgtgtgtgtgtaggatgaGAGGAACCAGGTGTTAACCACGTACCTGTGGATCAGGCTGGTCTGGTATGACGCCTACCTGAAGTGGAACAAGGAGGACTATGACGACCTTGAGATGATCAACATCCCCAGCGACCTGGTTTGGAAGCCGGACATCGTCCTCTATAACAAGTCAGTAACAAGAGACAGCTTGCAGTGCACCTATAATGCAGCAGTGTGTGTATCTGACTGATGTGTCCTttcctctgtatgtctgtgtaggGCAGATGAGGACTCTTCAGGTGCATCCAGCACTAATGTGAAGCTGCGGTATAACGGAGAGATCGTCTGGGACTCTCCAGCCATCACAAAGAGCACGTGTGTGGTGGACGTCTCCTACTTCCCCTTCGACTGGCAGCAATGCAAACTCACCTTCGGCTCCTGGACCTACAATGGCAACCAGGTGTGTTTAAGAAGGGGGGTGACAGGGGTGAATGAGACAGGGATCACACCTTCTATCTAGTTATATGAATCAGTTAATATTCTGGGTTTAAGACTGTCTATTATTTAGAAGGCTGTAAATGCTTAAGTCTGATGAATTAACTCGATCGTGACTGCTCCTGAGAGGAACACCCCCCTAAAAGTGATATTCTGCCCACACTCGTGACCTTCAAATGTAACTtctaaaatatttgttttttttgtatgtttgctTATTAAAAGGTGATGATATGTTAAAGTTGTGTTCACAATTTGTTTATGCTGCCCTCAAGTGACCAAGAAatcagttattgcaggtttaagtcACTTTCAAACTTTGAGGTTTCAAGGAGGGCAAAGCGCTCTGAAGCAGTAATGGGTTCATTCACCCAAATGACAAAACATCTTAtgtctaacttttttttttataatttgggTGAACCAACATTTTAAGGAGCAAAAGCCAAATAGGATGACAGAGCATTTTATTCTGATGTATGTGTTCCTTTGGTGGAACTGAAACTCTAAATAATTTATACAGTAGGTATATctgtttatctatctatctgttcaGGGTGCGAACTACGGGGGAGCTGGGGAGCTCGGCTCCCCTTAATAAGACATGGGCTCCCCTGAAAACgtgatttgtgaaattttgGGGGGGTCTGTCACTAAAAATATTAACAGTGTGTAATTGTGACGTGCtatttcagttttgtgtaatgtgatcatcgtggatgatcacattacatgtcattcagctgacgcttttatccgaAGCGACTTTCAAttctatatatgtcagaggtcacacgcctctggagcaactatgggttaagtgtcttgctcagggacacattggttgatgtatcgtagtgggaatcaaaccctggtctcccacaccaaaggaatgtgtcatatccactgcgtcACCACcctattgcaaaaatatcattaaTTTATGCATGACGGCGATTTAAACCTAATTCACTTCAATAATgataactatactatatatgcTATTCTTGTCATGAGCATCAAGACGTGGCGGCGCTGCGACATTAATAGCACAACCTGCTGCAAGCCCTGTTGGCACACCTCCCGCTGGGGTGACAACGCaagaagctgaagaaataatgtcctctctggctgaagatggtggtggtaacaGCTCGTCAGAGGCTGGTCACGATCCTAACCcctcttgctcctctctcccgttaaattggaacagccagcagtggagaAACTGGAAGAGCCGATATACATGGCTgtttgttaacccttgtgtcgtcTTTAACCCTTGAGAGAGATTATCTATTGATGGAATAGCTGACAGTATGACGCCTTTGCATCTTGAGCAAAGTCACACTTGGCCATTGGCTGCATCCTTTGGTTTTATTCAGAATAGATGCAAGTAACAGCTGCATGTTTTTCATTTCaccttttcacattttaatagcaaagtTCTTGTTATTTTCAGGTTGGAGGCAATTCCAAGTGAAACTCCCAATACACTTTTGTTTGCAGAGTAAAGTTGAAGCTCAAACAGAACATGTTAGAGACCGTTTCCCCTGCAGGGAGATCACAAACTAGTGTTGCTCCTCCGAAAGGCCTCAGGCAATACtttaactacagtctgcacacacTATGAGCACAcggcactttgttcaaatgctaacacgctGCTGGCAAAACGGGATGGAAGCTTGGGGTGTGTCGCTTAGGCCTAATTGAACGGAGGAATTAAATTATTCTTTGGTAGCCTGAGTAACTTTAAccgttgttcatgtgaaatctcaaagacagcctgatgcTTTGTTTATAGACTATTTGTGGGTGGCTGTTTGACCTATCAATTCCTGTCGATTAAGTATAATAGGGTAAATGCTGTATAGTGcacacttgtagctgttatgtatCTTTCTAAGCGCACGCCCCCCCCctggtgaaaaaaaagaaagtgggaAATATTTTTAACTATGGTGGTGAAGGCATGACCCAcactactctgcctctgattggctaaccctgGTATTTTTACCCTAACCTCACTCCTTATGCCCAAACCTAACCAACTGAACCAatcagagggagagtagggcgggtcatgacTTTGCCAtcctggggaaaaaaagacataggCTATGGGTTATGTCCCACCATCTTGCTTACTACCTGTTATTGGCCTCAGTTCATGAATAAAAAGTGAATAACTTCTTGTTTTTAAACTATATGTGGGGAAATCTGGTTGTTAGTTTCTGCATCCACATGACATTAGCATATTTGCACGTGTTGATACCCACAATGTGTGTCCTCTACACAGGTGGATATCAGTTTGGGGATGGACAGTGGGGACCTGTCCGACTTTGTGGAGAATGTGGAGTGGGAGTGTCACGGCATGCCGGCAGTTAGAAACGTCATGATGTACGGCTGCTGCTCCGACCCTTACACTGAAATCACCTATACCCTGCTCCTGAAGCGCCGCTCCTCTTTCTACATCTTCAACTTGCTCCTGCCCTGCTTCCTCATCTCGTTCCTGGCCCCGCTGGGCTTCTACTTGCCGGCTGACTCAGGGGAGAAGGTTTCCCTCGGTGTCACAGTGCTGCTGGCGCTCACTGTGTTCCAGTTGTTGGTGGCTGAGAGCATGCCTCCTGCAGAGAGCATGCCCTATATAGGTTGGAATTATTCTCTCTGCATTTAGTTTTGCCTCATTATTGAACTATTTAaactatataataatacaatggATGAAACATTATGGTTTATAAAGACAACAATATTTATAGTAAGTCCACATTATGAGATAGTGTCTCATATGTTTGATTCAATTTTGACTAAGCAAGGCAAACGTTTGACTTATCATGTCCATAATGTTGACTTACCATGAGTATATTTATTATGAATTACTTTTCATCCATTTTCCTGGCAGGAATTTCCATGGCATGTCTTTCCAGATCATTGCTGATGAAGTGAATGTTCAGTGTCGTAGTCTACACATTAGGGCTGCTATGTATGCGTTGCCTTTCTTCTTCACAAATCTGTCCTGTCCTTTGTCCTCTCCTCTAGGGAAGTATTACATAGCCACAATGACTATGATCACGGCCTCCACTTCTCTCACCATCTTTATCATGAACATTCATTTCTGTGGTGCTGAGGCCAAGCCGGTCCCTCACTGGGCTAAGGTTCTCATCATAGACTACATGTCCAAAATCTTCTTCGTCTATGAGGTGGGGGAGAACTGCACCACGGCGGAGAGTGAGAGGACCCCGCTGTACCCCGAGAAATCTGTGAACGATCAGTGCAGCTACAACGATGACCATTTCCATGACTACCATCACGACAGCGACCCGTACAAGTACAGCAACGGCCACGGTGTGCATCATCACAAAGGCCAGGCGAACGGCAACGCCAACAATAGCCGTCACCATTACAACCACGCTTCCAGACTGGAGAGGGGCGAGGGGAAGCGAGACCCCAGACAGCACTACCCCCACATCAGGAGGGATGAACTGGACAACCAGGCCCCCCACCATCCACAAAACCTCAAGCACCTGAACGGAGGGCTGAAGGATCAGGTCCTCTATCCCATGGAGAAACTTCAAGTCCCAGCCTGCCCCGGCTGCTGCCCCTGCCTCCAACATAAACAGGTGCATCACCACAGCATCTCCATTTACTCACTTTACCCACTTATCTGATTACTCCTCTTCTTCTAAAGTTTCTTTAAGTGCTTGCTTTAGTTTGTTCTATCTGTCTCTTCCTCAGGTGGTGAAGAACATCCAGTACATCGCCAACTGCTTCCGCGAGCAGAAAGCTAATTGTGTCAAGGCAGCAGAGTGGAAGAAGGTTGCAAAGGTGATGGATAGGTTTTTCATGTGGATCTTCTTCATCATGGTGTTTCTCATGAGCATCCTCATCATTGCCAAGGCATCC contains these protein-coding regions:
- the chrna9a gene encoding neuronal acetylcholine receptor subunit alpha-9-I is translated as MRKAVLMVWICLLVRVSHGAQGHYARKLLADLMEDYSNALRPVDETDKALNVSLQITLSQIKDMDERNQVLTTYLWIRLVWYDAYLKWNKEDYDDLEMINIPSDLVWKPDIVLYNKADEDSSGASSTNVKLRYNGEIVWDSPAITKSTCVVDVSYFPFDWQQCKLTFGSWTYNGNQVDISLGMDSGDLSDFVENVEWECHGMPAVRNVMMYGCCSDPYTEITYTLLLKRRSSFYIFNLLLPCFLISFLAPLGFYLPADSGEKVSLGVTVLLALTVFQLLVAESMPPAESMPYIGKYYIATMTMITASTSLTIFIMNIHFCGAEAKPVPHWAKVLIIDYMSKIFFVYEVGENCTTAESERTPLYPEKSVNDQCSYNDDHFHDYHHDSDPYKYSNGHGVHHHKGQANGNANNSRHHYNHASRLERGEGKRDPRQHYPHIRRDELDNQAPHHPQNLKHLNGGLKDQVLYPMEKLQVPACPGCCPCLQHKQVVKNIQYIANCFREQKANCVKAAEWKKVAKVMDRFFMWIFFIMVFLMSILIIAKAS